Proteins encoded together in one Telopea speciosissima isolate NSW1024214 ecotype Mountain lineage chromosome 6, Tspe_v1, whole genome shotgun sequence window:
- the LOC122665662 gene encoding uncharacterized protein LOC122665662: MDIDDEHDEGYEKHKKAIIIGAASATIGAEHYSKMFLAKESYLGDSLCGIQETERIIGVSDKTSRSLIRMSRRAYFSLCQLVRERGILYDTRSVQVEEQLGMFLQTIGHHLKNRKNLHDFGHFSEIISRQGAGKIVVPLGKYYLVDVGFANQRGFLRPYWNVRYHLKEWENNNQAPADKKELFNLRHSKLRNVIERAFNLLKSKFKILKSQAEYPYKTQTRIVQACPRGIQTNDEDASEDSDEEGNEIIEDWEQFGEEIANKMWADYIGGIAKDSSDED; this comes from the exons ATGGATATCGATGACGAACACGATGAGGGTTATGAGAAGCACAAGAAAGCAATTATAATAGGGGCTGCTTCTGCTACTATTGGAGCGGAGCACTATAGTAAAATGTTTCTCGCTAAAGAGTCGTACCTTGGTGACTCTCTATGTGGAATTCAGGAAACTGAGAGAATTATTGGTGTGTCCGATAAGACATCTCGAAGCCTCATAAGAATGAGTAGGAGGGCCTATTTTAGTTTATGTCAATTGGTGCGAGAAAGGGGCATTCTTTATGATACTAGATCAGTGCAAGTGGAGGAACAGTTAGGCATGTTTTTACAAACAATCGGCCACCATTTGAAGAATCGAAAAAATCTGCACGATTTTGGACATTTCAGTGAGATTATAAGTAG GCAAGGAGCAGGAAAGATAGTGGTACCTCTAGGTAAATACTATCTTGTTGATGTTGGGTTTGCCAACCAAAGGGGCTTCTTGAGGCCATATTGGAATGTTCGTTACCATCTGAAAGAGTGGGAGAACAACAATCAAGCACCTGCTGATAAGAAGGAATTATTTAACTTGCGTCATTCTAAATTGCGAAATGTAATTGAACGTGCTTTTAATCTGTTGAAGTCAAAATTCAAGATATTGAAAAGCCAGGCTGAATACCCTTATAAGACACAAACCAGGATTGTTCAAGCTTGT CCAAGAGGAATACAAACAAATGATGAAGATGCAAGTGAGGATTCTGACGAGGAAGGTAATGAGATCATTGAAGATTGGGAACAATTTGGAGAGGAGATTGCTAACAAAATGTGGGCTGATTATATTGGAGGAATTGCTAAAGATAGTAGTGATGAAGATTGA